The Porites lutea chromosome 9, jaPorLute2.1, whole genome shotgun sequence sequence GTTATCGTTAAACTGCAACTGTCCAGGTGCACGTTGGTTCACCGTATTGTCAAAGATGCCCATAATGTAGTTTGCGCATCGACGAGCTTATCATGGTTTGGAACTTTCGTAGGTGCCTTCTCTTGTACATCTTCGAACTCATTATAGAAGAACCAGTGTAACGCGAACGAACCCCAGCCCCTGGTCCGTCTCCGGCAAGTTCATTCCTTTGTTTTGACAGGCGCATAAACTCTAAAGAGTAGGTCCCCTCACCGTAGCCAATCATAGACTGAGTAGCAGacgccatttttttttggggggggggggggggcggggggacaaaagaagaaatgtcGAGGACGTACGATGAGAGAAAAGAAGAGGAGTCCTCCTCTCCCCTTCGCGTGTTCCCCTTGCACGGCCAAGcatgccacgcaggctaagccAAACAGCGCCCGCTTTATAATTGCTAAAAAAAGGTTGTGAcagtaataactgataaacttgaggtcgacggtcCAGTCATtttaccacccccccccccccctctctccatcaatGCTCCGTTTTAAGGGCATTTAAATCTATTGTAGTCAAAGCCACACAGAAAGGACAGAAATTGAAACAAGGATGTGACCTCGCGCACCGAAGGCCGCGCACTAAATTAACTCTGCCACCCTCGCTGATTGCTTGTGTTGAAATACAATAATAAcggtgataataataataataataataataataataataataataataataataataatgatactaaTAGTCAGAAACGCATTATAGAGTGTAATACATTTATAGCTCTAGCTTACAAACAACCTTCCCACTCTTTTGAACCCACTGCACATAACTCAACTTTGGAGATAATAGGTATGCCTCATGTGCAATTGGTGGACAGCTTAAAGTAAGATTTAAAACGTACCTAGCCTGCCGGCAGTGTTGCACTCCCGATGCGCACCTGTGCTCTGTGCTCGTGTACATGTATTTGGTACTTGTACCAAAATCGCCTAAAACTAGTCCTCCATATTCGCACGCTGTAAATATCGTCGTACACTAAGTACAAGGGTACTAGCTTACGCCGAGAGTGCAATATCAAGGAATTGATGTCGCAAGCGCAAGATACAACGGTAGCAAGATTTTCTCGCTCGTACTTTTTTACTTGTAATTATAAACTCTTTGTACATGATATGCCATAATAGCGTGTTGCAGAATAACTGCGAAACGTACTTAGGTGATTTCCTGAGCTGACAGATCtatcaacaaacaacaaaaaagaacacgTTATTTACATATCGTGGTTTGCAATTGATAGACACGCTCGGGGATCACAAGCCTATGATCGCTAAAATTGcatggtaagaaaaaaaatgagactGTCTGCTCATTCAATGGCATACCTATAACATGTAGGTTAGGGATGGAATAGTTTTTCACACAATCAGAAATAATCACTGTGTGTCATGTTTACGTAACGCAATCGAGTCTAAAACGGCTCTTTCATGTAACACGTGACATGTCGAGCGAGCGGGAATTTTGCTGTGGTTTGTCTCAGTTTCATTGCagaaatgaagtcaaacaaggacacaaggtacaaacaaacaaattgtagacCTGATTATATACTAGAAAGGATAGATATATATTtggtgtagattttgaaaactttgctgtTTCGTGATAAGAACTTGCATTCACCCAAATGTTTACATTGGCGAGGCCAGTTCAAATCCTGAAGGCCAGGATAAGAGTTCTTCATTCACGGCTGAAAAAACGGCATGAAACTTTCCACCTAATGTATATAAAACATCTATGTATCACTGTGGGACTTGAGATTGCttaaattaaacgtattttggccGCAACATTGGTTGGAGGATTGATTTGTGTCGTGCCGAACCTCTTATCTGTCAAGtcagaaaggtcaaattacacTTAAATGCTCCGTAAACTTtgcgttcccaaaaattcatttcatatgttGCCCAGAGTTTTGGAAGTatattttgaaagcttagagattgctttttaatgtggaatgtctttttctgtttaaaatcatgtatcggatgtgattttaagcctttgaaatttgacaatattttgctcgcgtaaaatctttaaaattttgtaaatatttaaaaattcataaaatattccAATTGCAATCAATTCGAGAACATGACCACTCAAAATGTGTATTAAAACCCGTTTAATACGGTAATTAACTTGTCGGGTTGAATGATATTTGAATTCGATTGAAATCGTGGTCTTTTTGTAGCCCGGTCAAGGGGCGCGAAAAAGCGGTCTAGAGGAGGCCGTCAATCGCCCGAAATTGGCATTCGCcgtatcgccaaaatatttatccaatgaaactaaaatttatattttcataactAGAATACCTAGGGTagtctacataatttttttgagatttttcaaaaattttatttttcccacctctggtcgatatttacagacatccgctcttaaatTCCCTGGGAGATCCGGGCTCCCCCtgtaaaaatcgccatttttgcataattaattagctaacttTACGATGCcagtgcaacaaacagaaaagccACCTGGAACTTAAATGCACTGAGAGATAATCTGACATCATTAGACTTTAAGCACAATAAACTGTTTAAAGTCGCCGATTCGATTTCCCCCCTCTTAGCCCCCTTAAGTTGGGTCATCATTTCCAAGTTTTGGGTAAGACGTAAAATAAGGGTATTTTATTCCCAAATATCTCTGATGAGCAACCGCTTATCTTTATAACTTTTGCATGAGTAGTTAAAGCCATCACTTAAGTTGAGAAAAAGATCATAAAAAGTTTGGGCAATTCACTTTCTTCCATGTGTTGACATAAACTGTTCATGTGACTGAACGACTTTTgcatatttcatcaaaattcagGCCCTCACAATATTCGTGTGTTTGCCTTTGAATGAGGAGAAATCGAACAAAAAAACTCATCAGACAATGATTTAACGTTAATAAgggtaaaatcataaaaattgttGTGCAAGAAACGCTAACGATGATTTTTGATAGCTATATACGCGATCTTTTCAAGTAAAAACAACATACAAAGATTTAATTCACAGTTCTACTTACTTTAACAATCTCGccctaaaaacaatataaacgaTCAATAAAATCCATAAACGTATCTCTTAGATGTCTTAACTGCAAGTTTGTGCCCGCTTTGATTTGTTCTTCATGCCACCTTCGATGTCCAGTTCAGCGTAGTTCAGCGTCGTGACTCGCTGTACGACTAAAATTCCTTAGCTATCAGTTTACGCACCAAAATCCAAATCAAGTTGTTTTAGGACAAAACAATACGAAATGTAGAAAGCCGATTCTTAACCCATTGAAAGAATTATATCTGCCACTGTTGTAGCTCAATTCACATGTTGCAAACGTCCGACATCTTTGACATTAAATCGAGCCCGCATTTTTAAGCAGCGGTTGCCACCATACGGAAACATCGTATCGGGAGCATCGGGAGTCAGGAACCAGGAGCCAGGAGCCAGAGTTCAGTGAACAAAATGACTTTCCGACATTCTCTGagattattttgttgttattgtatgCTGATAAATAATTTAGAATTCCAAATCTATTGGCAACTTTATTCAGACCATGATTATAAATGATCCCATGTCTTCTCAAACTCGGAGAAAGAAGTCGTTTTGTCTTCGTGTTttggaaagaactatttttctattttagttgCACGTGAAATAGCAGCGAAGTGAAGCCGGCTGTTGGTGCAGACCAGTTCAAAGAGACAAATAAAGCGTGAGACACGTCCAGATTGGCTTGCGACaagaattccattttttttttcttactgcaGTCCCTTTTCCCCGGGGAGAGTCCAAATTGCGTACAAATGCCCTACCCTGCTGGCACCAGATTTGACTGTCATaaacagtgaatttttttaTCTCGCACGGTCTTTTGGGGGTCTTATAAAGCCTAACTGTGGCACTAATGTTCCCAAGTAGAATTCAAAATACACCACACTTTCACATTGagttaaatatttttctcaaacaacCGCTTCCATATGTTTAACACCCTTCCCACATTCCCTCCGAGAGATGCTTCAACTGTAATACTTCGATTTCAAATTTCTCACCGTACCCAGGTAAGGTCAATTTTCTCGTCCTAGACATCGATCTCGGAAGGGCCTTTTTGCGTACTCTTGGGCACCAAAACCAGTTTAGTGCCCAGCCGTGTGCCGTGCTGAGGCAGGCAGATGTTGAATTATGGACAGACAACAATTAAGTTACAGACATTTCATGTTCCGGTCCGTGCGTGGTCGGAAGACACCCAGTAAATAATGCCCATGGGGTTGCCCAAGGAAAATTTGGGTTTTACGAGAGTCGAACTGCAGGAGGTCTTTAACGAGGAAAAGTgcggacacatctactttttggaGTGAATGTactgcatgcaatttttaagttacaatatacTATAGATAAATCTAATTTGTTTCTAAAGTTCCTCTCATACTCCGAGTAGCTTAGGACATACAGGGAACGCAGAGATCAGACCATTGCATCATGGAAAATTCTCAATCAGACTGTCATCgtaaaaagtggtcgcggtcgcttactgGATGTGGATGTGTTCGTTTACAGGAGGTTCCAACTACAAGCGCTTTGACTTGATAATATATTTGGTGTGTTGAATAAGTGATCGCTTATTGGGAAGTGGTCACTTAAGTTGGTGGTCGCACGTAGGTTCGACTGTGCCTCGTTaagcgaaaatttgttaaaatgtaagagaaatcctaaaattgtaatacagtggaagctctcgtacGAGGGCGCCCTCGGGACGAGAAAAAGGTACCTTAACTGGATCTGGCCGCTTACAAGAATGAATCTCATATGCAGCATAGTTATAGAAGTGGAATTCAGCCACTTTAAAAGTGGTGTAAAGGTTAGATAGCCGCTTACGGAAGCTCCTCCCAGATACAAATTAACACTGGTAATagcaaaaaactgttttttagtgTATGGTTACGCTGATGTTCTTGCCTTGTTGTAATTTAGGTAAAAGCATAcaattcagtttgtattttcaagTGTAACCGGACGAGTATGTTAAAAAACGGTAACTCTGAAACGGATATATAAGAATGATTCATAACAGTGACAAACGGCCATATGACTGTGGAcatgatatgaaaaaaaaaaaaaaacaacattcagAGGCGGATAAGATTTCTTTCGATTGTCTGCTTAGGAGAGctttaaatcaaagctaacatCTAATTCGCCGGTAAACCCTTTAAGTGTCCGCGGCCGCctacgggaatgtaaaaatcCAGAGTTTGTGTGGGAGTTGAAACGGGATTTTGTGATGGCGGTCGTAAGTAGAGCTATTCGCTATATACGagagtgtccgttaagagaactTAATCTACTGTATGAATCCGCAAATGACAGCTTAAATGAGAAGTGAATATAGTGTATTAGTCTGTGTTCAAGAAACTGTTCTCTTACACCTTCCTTATAGCCAAAGAAGTCTAACCGACTTTTTTTGCAATGTATTAGTGCCCCGTTTTGGGTCTTTTGTATTCCTCAGAAGTTTTTCCTCAACACGTTTATAAAtggttattattatatttttgtagtcaATAATATACCCAGATACAGGTACCAACCTGTATAGTTGTAAGACTACGAGGATTAAAATACAAGTAAGTGAGTAATTATACCCAGTGGCAAGTCATTAATTGTCTAAAAATTGCACGGCACCGTCTGACTACAAAAAGGGCTATTATGGACCATTATTATCATGGTAATTAATGTCAATATCGAATAAACtcaaaatttcaagtaacaCGACTTTCACAACCTATTTTCAACACACCAGTTATAACAGGATATTGGCGCGTACAAACAATAGATAGCGTATTCCGCATTCCGGAGTCCGGTAGTCCGGCGTCACAGATTCGATCTTTTTGGCAGAGTCTAAAGTCAAAGATGGAGGGTGTTCGAGCAGGTGGTTGTTTTCTGTAGATATAGACGGATTGTCAGTGATCCTTCTTGTCCTATGAGaatgattttgttctttctgaCTACAACTTATTTCAAAGACTTCGAATGTTCGGTGAAAAGCCGACACTTTTAATTCTGCAATGTTTCCAGATGTTTCGATTTCATTACCTCGTCACGAAGTAACGCCACAAAGGACCAGGCGAAACTGGAGCAGCAAATCTGGATTAAAGCACCTGAGAGACGTGTATGTAACATTTATCCACCatcttttatccttgttgggTCTTGTTTCACCTACAAGTTGGACCGATCGAAGTTTTGAACTAACTCTTTTGCTCCTTGTGTTTACTCAAGCGTTCCATAAAATATCCATCCAAACGTCCATAAATAACACAGAAAACATGCCTCAGGTGACACGTTCTAACAATTCCGCCATTAGTATCGATAATGACGCATCTGATTTGTGACTTCTCGCCAACtttgtgctgtttttttttaaaaaaacgaatGTTACGTTTCTTCCAATTTTGGTCAAATGACAAATAGGCATCAAGTCAGATGTACATAATACGTCATTATTGATAAAGTATGAGATTGCCCAAATATTTTATGATTGATTTGATAACCTTAAAGATGTCTTTCAAAGAATATGTGAGAATTAAGTACATAGGTTGTTGCTCATGGGAGATGTTAGCCACTAAAATACCTTAAATTTAGGGTTTGGTCAAAACAGTGAGAAGATGTCCTTACTTTAGGCTAAATAATAGAAAGAGATCGAATTagagagtaaaaataaattactgagcATTAAGTTTTATAAACATAGAAGATGCTAAAGTTGATTAGATTTGAAGttgtcttttcttcttgttgaaCAGCCAAACCAAAGTCaactaattaattatgcaaaaatgagtagattttgtcGTTTTTAGGGGGGGTCCCTGTAAATCCCAGGGAATTCAATATTGCGACCTTATTTTTTGTCGAGGTTAATATCTCACCACACCCATcaattgtgccaagtttgagAGAAATCCgtgatttgagcattatcacCTCCTGCCTGGTTCTCTCATGGACACACTCTTAATACCTACAGACAGCCAGCTCGACTATTTGTCATTGGTGGGAAAGAGATTGTGTCagcagaaggaacaacacaGGGCGATCCGCTTGCTATGGGTTTATATGCCTTAAGCATCCAGCCTTTAATTACGAGTCTACAAGCAGCGTCCAGTGTGAAGCAATGTTGGTTTGCAGATGATGCTAGTGGAGCTGGCTCCATTATGGAAATTATAGGACATGGTGGGATGCCCTTAGCATTCTTGGTccggattttggttattttccgaacgacaggaaatgctggatcatcgcaaaaccagctaaggaagaaagtgtcaggGAAGCTTTCAAGGACACGTCCATTATCGTAACagtacaagggcagaaacaccttggggcggcaataggatcaagggagtatttagaggaatatgtcagcgaaaaggtgaccaattggatcaatgacattgctaagttagccgaatttgctctatctcaaccacaagcgtactacgcagcctacacctttggcttgaaacatcggtggacgtactttttaagaactttgccggacattcaagatctgttagagccATTAGAAGATGGAATATCAcatatgctaattcctgcgattactgagcgcaagtgtaatcagctggataggaatattctagAGCTGCCAGTTTgcctgggtggcctgggcctgggaaacccatcccttgaagcaaggcgcgaatatgcttcgtttgtcaaagtaacaaagccctttgttgaacaaattgtatctcagtcacatcagttacctgaagattccctcacaaaactagcacaacaggaagtaagaagtgaaagatcaaaggaactcgaacacagggcagagcgtattaaggagatggcaccaagaaagactcagcgagcattagatctggcgacagaaaagggatcatcagcatggcttacagtgcttcccctccaggatttgggctttaacctgaataaaagggaattccgtgatgctgtgaaactacgctacgactggccagtggaagatatcccctccacatgtgcttgtggggaagcctttacgattgatcactctatgatttgcaaactaggaggttttattactcaacgccacaacgagctaagagatctcgaagctgaatttctgagtatggtgtgtagcgatgtcgagatcgaaccagtaccTCAAGACATCTACGGCGAActtttaaacagaggatctaacaaagctcaggatgcgaggttagatatatccacgcgcgtggtttctgggagcgacatcgttcagcattcttcgatgtgagggtctgtcaccctaatgctgtatcgtatagggacctagagccacaacaaatctatcgtatccgtgagaacgagaaaaagcgtctctactcagagagagtcctggacatcaagcatggaacatttacacctttggtcttcaccacaactggcggaatgggaaaggagtgcttgaagtatcatagccgtttagcacagctgattgccatcaaaaaaggggagcagtatgccaaaaccatctcatggatcagaaccagaacctcattcgcactcttgagatctgcgttggtttgtcttcgaggctctaggacaagaagagtgccatgtgacattaagaatgttgatatcgacgtcgaagttgctgaaggagccatcaaatcggactattgatgtgtttccttacttcatatatatctttttatttcattattattattactattttgtttttgtttttagcagttgaaagaaacttttgaattttagaggttgacagtttttttttttattgaaatgaaatgtttttaattcgaaaaaatttttcttagttaaattaacttttttttaagctaaattaagtgctttttaaatcgacaggaattgtaaatagtgtttttgaatgaatagtttttttctcttttttttaagcgaattatttgtaaataggattttaatagtttactAAAGTATGATGatgattttaatttaaaaattattattattattattattattattattattattattattattattattattattatataggATATACTAGTGTAATTGCGATTGATTTTCTCTCTCAACATCTGAGTTCAAACCATGGACTTTGGGAGATAAAGAGGGTTTCTACTTGATGGAGAGGACCCGCCTGAGAAGGTGGGCTGTACAAAGGACAGTTATTTTCTGGACTTCATGTATGTTGATGTTGCGAGGGATTTTGTTGGAGTAGTTTTCCATGTCCTTCTTGGTGGTGCCAAGGGCTTCCATAACCATCGGGACTTTTGTTGTTTTGAGCCCCCACATTCCCTCAACCTCGATTTCCAagtctttgtattttttaagtttttccgTGGTTTTGACTGAGGTGTTGGTGTCGAGAGGTATAGTCGTGTCAATGAGAAGGCAGGTTTTATCCTTCTGGTTCTTTAGCACAATGTCCGGCGTATTAGCTGCTATGGTCCTGTCAGTGTGGATAAGCATGTCCCACAGAGTAGTGACGCTGTCATTCTCGCTGACAGTCTTGGGTTCATTCTCATACCATCGCTCCTTCACCTCAATGTCAAACTCTTTGCAGATCTTCCAGTGCATGTGTGCAGCTGCCTTGTTGTGGCGGTGGATATATTCAGTTTTAGCCAGTTCAGGGCAGCCAGAGACCAAGTGGTCAATGCAGTCTCGTCGAA is a genomic window containing:
- the LOC140948606 gene encoding uncharacterized protein, whose product is MHWKICKEFDIEVKERWYENEPKTVSENDSVTTLWDMLIHTDRTIAANTPDIVLKNQKDKTCLLIDTTIPLDTNTSVKTTEKLKKYKDLEIEVEGMWGLKTTKVPMVMEALGTTKKDMENYSNKIPRNINIHEVQKITVLCTAHLLRRVLSIK